The genomic DNA tatattcttattgtcatgtacttggtttataattttgtaatgtaaaattgactctgaaaagccccgtggggacgagccaataaagtatgtatgtatgtatgtatgtattaccatacccaaaaacaaaagaaaaacaaaaattacctgagataaaaaattaactacaacatatatctACCTTTTCCAAATATGGAGGCACATTTTGTTATTCCTCTCCCTCATGATATATAATTGACCCGCGACGCCTTGTTTCAAGGTAAAATTCTTTTGAATTCGGCAGGTGCAATCAAGGAAAAAGTGGCTAATTACCACAATCAATATAAAACAATATTGTTGCCATTTTGGCCTtaagtagcctcccacgcaggcgtttttaggggagctcgtatttcgtctcCCTAAAATAAAAACGCCTAAAaatgcctgcgtgggaggctaggaaTTAAGTGCATAGGTTTTAAGTTTTTAACTGTTCAATTTGTTCGTAAGATACGCGTTAAATGATAGTAAATAACTCAATGTTGACAATTGTCCTGTGTGATACTAAAGACTGACAGTCAGATGTGATATTGAACCTGGGCGCTGGATGCCCCGAGTGCTCTCATGGTCGCCAAACCCGCGTTTCAGTCATGCCATCAAAGCTGCTAGTCTTACTTCTGTGCGAATAATAAGCGGCGTCAGCTGGAGGATTAGGGAGCCGTTTCCCTTCTTTGTCTCTTGGACAAACAACTTTGGTCCATGACACGGGCTGTGAAAAGGATTccaaaattataataaatattaaCAAAACTACGTTAGAGTGtattgaaaaaaagaattttttttttctagaaaataCCGTGAGTACCTTGCTTGATTTCCTAGTTTGGTGGATCAATAGTTCGGTCTTAACTCTTCTGTAGGTGAGATTCAGTTGTTTTATCTCATTTACTAACAAATGCCTGCCTCACCTGTCCATTTGGCTTGCAAAGGATTGTGGTACATTTTGGTCCAGTCCTCCACTGATGGCGATCTCTGTTCACGAATTCTGATGGTGGATTGTGATTTGATAAGCTTGACGCGGACCATACCTataggaaaaacaaaaacactctCTTGTCTCACACAATTTACATCACTGgtcaagagaaaatgccttcTTTTTGTTTGTGTACTAAAGAAGAGACAAGTAAAGATAACGATGCTGAAAAGCGCAGGGATAGTAGAGAAGTAGTAGACGATCGAGAAGAAGTTTGCATCACAGAAATAAAAAGCCTTACTTGCCATATATCATATGGCAGTGAGAATTGCTGTCAAGTTTTGAAAAACCATGCGCCTCGGACGCTTATTCGATTGTCGCTCCATTTACCAGGctaacaaaatttaatattataCTGGAGGCGTGCAAAGGACAGGCtgtcaaaaatttaattttgtatcGATCTTTACCGTTGTATAGGTTTGAGTCTTGAGAAGAGTTTCCGGAGGAAAACGGAACAAACTAACAGGCCTGCCAGCTACATTCTGTCGAATAATAAATCCACCAATCTCTTCATCCTGTaacgaaataattaaaaatacatgTCACATGATGAGAAGCGGGATGTCGTCGGAAATACGTAATATGATTGATCGAAAGCTGATAAACTCTAATGCAAATAAAGGAAGTCGCAGTATTCCTGTGGCAAATTAAGGCTTTGACTcggaaaatttttgtgtttgggAGAAGTGGGCGCTTATGGGATTGAGGTGGTCGCTCATATGAGAGATGGTCGCAAATGGAGTTTCGACTGTATTCGCTTTTAATTGAacgttattatcattatcatcatctttACCATTAGATTAATTTTAGACTGTAAAAACCAAGATATGAAAGAATAAAACTCTTACGTGAAACAATCGGTTCTAGTTCCAGAGACCTACATAAACTATTCTCATAAAAATCCGTAAGGGATGGTTAGAAGACAAGACTAGCTTCTTGTGTACTTTACTCTAGAAGGTTGGCGCTAGTGAGTAATTATAAACACCTTTTATGTAGCTTAAGCaattatatttctctttctcaCCATGAGGAGTTCAAGTAAAAAAAGAACACCTCTTTCTTCCGattctttaaaataaatacTGAATAAAAGTGACAAAACTGCGGAAAATAACTGTTCTGCTTGAACTCACTTTGAACTCTGAATTGTTGAAGACACGCACAAAGTCACCGTCCGGATGAACTTCTAAGGTCAAAAAATCTTCCCTCTGGCTGAATTAGCAAAAAGAGAATCAAATCTTTAccattagatcgagaaatgtcACGAAGCGTTATATTCTGTTATTGGGAACATAACTGAAGGAGACATAACCGTGTGTCAAAACTGTTATTAACCTGCCACTGGTATGTGTTAAGCTAGGGTAAAACAGGCCAAAacaacgtgcaacttgttttgcaacatgcCGGCATGGCGCAGAACGTGTCGAATGTAGCaatgttgcacgttttaccacccTTACGTTCAAATCTGTCTTTCAACGAATAAAGGTTGCTGCAAGATGcatgaatactgacttctgactGGACTAAATTACGCAGGAGTTGCGTCACTCGCTGCGAAACAAGCTTgccttgggccggtaaaacgAGCAACAGGTacacaaaaatattaattacaCTTTTGACATCAGTCACTGTAAGTCTCCACTGAAGTTCAAAAAATGTAAAGGAGTAAGGAACAAAAGATGAGgctttgctttcctttttttgctgaTGATGTCCACTGGAATAGTACTAGTATACTTCCCTCGGGAATGAATGGTATAGCCCCTCCCTGTCCTTAACTATCTCATAAGTatctttattatatacatactgagaaatactcaccaaaaagctatgtcgtaaattttcgaacgcaaattagttctagccaatcagaggagcgaacgatggttttcacacgtgaaaaaaattatacgtccaatcagaatcgcgaacgatgttttttcatgtttttttgtgacccatccctgcaatgggagtgaaatttgctaaccctcccttTGACCTTGGCCTAAAACATCATaaccctccccctcttgtataaatgataaaatctagttcttgcaatacactagggtgagtaagtattatgaaagctcaaaatatatttctaatctgttctttgtaatgccatatacatacattttagatgacagcattaagagtccgACTCTGTTTCTAACAGCTGATCACTCAACTCTCCAATTTCTCCCAGTATTTTTACAcaataaagaacttcttttttcttctgtgggtgaacctctacatgatcactgaaacatatttgcatgaccctcccccttttaacggcccatttttcatgacccctcccgtttctgcagtctcaaaaagttgtgaccctccctctgtttccaccccccttcccccctgctaatttctgacaagtcccttactcaaagagtttttctcgctaaaaaagtgaaaaacttttggaaatggagtggaatagtttcgtttgatTCACTgtcgacaaagaaaactgtagagagccggcgaaacaacagcggcaagggaaaaacagaacgagacgtaagcttttgttgtgcttttcgtcgaagctactttgcctttcatttaagcttaagcttatattgaaccggccattttacttcaattcactcattttcaattgtgcttTGAGAACATACAGTTAAGATTACtcatagttcttggattacctcatatccttaccgtcatttacgtttttaacaaacgtttttactaaaaagctgatacttcgtacttacttgcggtaagtgtgttgcggcaaattttagcatttttgaaagatttaaaataaaaaggccgccaaaatgatgaatgtctcagtatgcatgtaataaacacaataccacatggaaagtgctttgtacggtatttacgcactcgttgtttttgtatcagaaatcttattCGTTCGCTaagctcactcgttcgatttctgatacgtcaacgaCTCgagcgtaaataccgtacgccagcactttccatgaagtattctctatatctATATACCTGGGGGGAGGGCAAAACTTTTCGAAATTAAGAATCACTACCGAGATATCCAGGGTAAGAATACACtggcaaagaaaaatttttccAGAAGAGACTGCGAAGACGATATCAACGTGCAACTAAGAACTGAAAGTCTCCACTATGAGTAATAAAAACCTTAAAATGAACGTTACCTTAAAGAAAAATGGCTGGGATTTTCCAAGATTAGACTTGAACTGGTTACGGGTTGTATTGCATGCTTCACGTTTGTCACAGACGATTCACCATCTACAGCTATCAAAAGATATGGTTACAATTTTATAGATATATATAAGTCATGTATACATAATTGCTTTCAGAAGTGAGTGCACTGAGATTTGAAATCTAAGTTTAACTAATCCCTTTGTTTTACTGTGGAAATTGGTAAAATGATTATTCATAGGCATTCCCGCAAGTTGGTGATCACTTTTCTTTGTGAGTTGGCCCAACAAATTTACACTGACTCCCCACAGTAAAAACGAAACTAGCCGGCTGTCCCAGGGCCCAGATAGTAGTGCAGCAGAATATAGTAGTGCAGTtgtacagtaaaaactcgcGGGGGCTTCCTCAGatcgcgcgcgtcttattttcgctagGCTTGTTTTATTCTATCCTGtttctttcgcgtcttccccgctatctgagagcctggaacaggctagttttattttttgccacGTCCCTACTTTCTGAGAGCCTGGAATAGGCTGAAACGAAAAAGACTGCGTACATATTGAGCTCAGAGTCACGTGACACGTGACCGTGACGGCGTTCTTGAGATAAGGACGTAACCCGGAAGTagactttttgcatcattgggcaGTGGTTTGGTTGAAACGCTCGGGTAAATTGTCTTTATCAGAGAAAAGAAACTCAACAATGGTTTCGCTTCCGGTTGACGAGCGTTGCacaaaacgtctttgcttaaccTGACCTTAAAATGCAATGATCGACACAAGTCACCATTACTTGTTAAACATGTAGTATGAGTATAAGTACGACAGGGGTAAGAGAGACGGAATCccattatcctctcttgataggGGTTATCACTAAAAGCAAGGTCATCTCATCATCCCATGGAACTGAAGGCAAATCAGGCCGGTTTCCGAAATCTGGAAATcttttgcttgtgaaatctgGACACCTGGGCTTTGacatccggaatacagctcaagcgatccggaatcccgctaacaattggaatccggaatgcaaGTTCCAATGACAAGCAATCAGAAATCCAGTaattggaattcggaatccagtGTGGAATTCAGAATCTAAGAATGTCTTGGACTCCCCTCACCCCATGGGGCGAATCTCCCGTTTCATTCACGTCTTGACAACTCCCTATAATTATCCTTATATATTATAGGAAATGCAGTCAGTAACGTTTCACCTGATGTGGAGTTGACTTCCGTCACAGTTTGCTTGATCGCCGTACTTGTAACTGCTTGATGATGATGCGCATGCATTGCACCATGCCGGTTCGTGGATGAACCTTTCCGCATCTGACCATTGGGATGACAGAGTTGACAACGAACAGATCCAGTGGCACGCTTGTTCTCCACGGACAGATTAAGCCTTAAGAAACAGAAGTTTCACACTATATAtatgtaaacaaacaaacaataacaaaacttttttatttacgTAGAGTACAGCACAAAAGCCTTCGCCCTGAATAGCGCAAAATGCTATCATGTGCTGGTTAAAGAAGGGAAAAGCCCATTCAATTATtagggaccagtcataatttgagttgcaggggggggggggggggggggggtggaggagaaattgtttttttattccaaATTTTTTCCAGACCCCCACTAATAGCACCCATGTTTTTAGGTACCTCTCCCACCCCCTCAATCATGTTAAAAGATGTAAGGGCCCCTCTTTCTTATACATAATAccaaatggtaataacaaataacattttctttactttaccgtTCTTACTCACTGTCACTTCCGAAAGTGCCAACTAACAACAGAGAAGCACTTCCACTAAACTGAGAAAGAGATTTCACCTACAGCCTCTCAAACAGCTTATAGAGCAAGGATATATCAGTGATTGTGTTATAATTGAGATAAGACAAGCCATCGAAAGGTGAGAGgccgacaggaccgcttcaaggaagaaagaagataatCAGCCAAAGCTTACTGCTTTTTATATGAGCAGTGCATGCTCTAATCATAGCAAAAAACTTGACGGTGACACAGACAGTGAGTCCACATCAACCTCATCTACAAGTAATGATTCAGATAGTGAGATTGCATAACATGACTTTATGCATGTAATCATTTGTTAAAATGCCGATGAAATTGTTTCAGTGTTATACAATAATGGATGTTGTGTTGATGCACCTACTATTTGAGCATTAaatctttttgtcaaaatgCTGATTAAATTGTTTTAGTGTTACACAATATAGGACTTTGTGTAAAACTGAATCAAAATCAGGTCCTTTAATACTCAAGCATCATGCTGCTCAGTAGGGATGCTActtaaagaaacttgaagacccCCCCAAGCTCATCTTTTGGCATTTTATGGCCCCCCATATTCCATCCAAAAAAACTGAAGGCCCCCCAGAttctcctccacccccccccccccccccgctccaaCTTCAATTATGAATGGTCCCTTATAAGTAATGTAATGGTAAAATAACACACTAAATTACTGTTGGTCTGAACTTGTAAATATTGACCGGGAGTTTTCAGTAATTTTAAGTTTACCTATCACTGGTTTGATCAAATGCTGGGGAAAATTATTTTCTGAATCTTCAGTGTTTTTCAGTTTCAGGAGACCTTTCCAGCTCAATTCATGAGATAGTGTTGTAATTGTATATGGGAAGTTTATGAGAATGTACAAGTAGGTTTCACGAGaagtcatcctcggagacccaggggcagatcgTACTTTTCTTCGAGCCATATTTTTCcccccgtttagactttccttCGCCCCCACTATCAGCCCCtcggtctccgaggatgacgaGAAGTAAGCTGATGTTGAGAATTTCTGATCACAAAAATTTTTACTCGGTGGCAATCATTACACTAACACAGACTCGGAGACGTAAGGCCAGGAGCATATATGCTCGTTATAAGGGTCAATACTGTCGGGATCGATAAAGAAAGCTCATAAAAAGACGAGATCTGATGCGCAAACTATTATTACAAGTCACATCTTGCAGACTTATACTTTTCAACTAAATTTCAGTCTATGTATTGGTACCTGCGGAAGTCGTTTTGGTAGCGCTTTTTTCATCAAATCGTCCGTTTTTCAACGAAATCATCACATATCAAGCAACCACGACGGCGACAgaaacgaaaaaacaacaaaaacaacgatAACAAGGTCTAATAAGCAAAATCGATTTCCTTGCCTTCATCCCACGACTAAGATGAATGATCGTTTCGATCATCCGAAAAAAAATAGCGATCGTCGCGACTTCATTTTTATCAGAAATAGACATAGAGACTCTCCACGTTACTCTACCTTTTTTCCTCGGCTTCCAGTAAAGTAGCGAAGGCCTCTACCTCTAGATTCACAGGATGACGAGTCTTAAATGTGACACCAAATTGTCGCACTTGATCCATCAGGGCTTTGTCAGCTTCTCGCAGCTTGATCTCAAGATTCTTTATCATGCTTGCTGCCTGCTGTCGCTCCAACTTCAGATTTTTAAACAGCTCTGCTTTCTGAGCTTCTAGGCTGGCGCACTTAATTAAGTAACAACAAAAGGGCTTTTAGAGACCTGTTAAGtcagttttacatttttcagtGCAAAAATAGTTTAGTACGTTATTCCTCaataatcatcatcaccatcacttTAAGAATCGCcatcatttaatttttcaacaCTGCTGTTGTCATATCATACCGTCTCAAGCTTATTTGTCTAATCATCGCCCAAGATCGAGAAAACGTTCATCTCTATATATAATCCTTTCACACATAGGTTTATTACTACTGGAATAATTTAATGACACGTTTTCTTACAGCTTACCAACTTAGGCCAAATTCGACCTTGGCACAGGCCGGGGAACTCCCTACAAGGGTCATTACGACGAGGCCCCGTACGAAaagggtatctttttcaggcttcggATATATGAGAGGGTATGGATTTTACCCTGTTGAAATATATGGAAAAATTAGGggaatctgtcatttcggtctgtaaaagggCCCAGAaggggctaacagatgcatttaaTGGTTGTGAAAAAGTGGAGAACACACtttttgatttatttatattttaaaagacagtgcatttacatcAAATAAagagttctaaacaaggtatgtgaaaggggtgccatttgtcaatagactcaagggcggatctaggggagggtgtagtgggtgcgcacccccccccccccccctgagatgacctgcggttttcttatacaactggtattctgcaaaaaaaactatgtggtttattggtgttgaagtagagcaagagacgagtgcaccccctctaaaaaaaatcctggatccgcccctgagactgtatatgaaaggggtacgttttctgtcaaaaatggtaaataaaagggtaagggaGAAGTTAAGGGGGGTTGAACTTTGGagcggagccttcccgtatatTACTTTGTTGAGTTTCCCCCGGGGTTTGACGTACCTTGGCTCCGAGGTTGATAACTTTGGCATTTAATGCTTCAGCCTCAGCCTTAAGATAAACGTTGTCATCTCTGGCAGTTTCAAGGCTCAGGAATGCATCATCCAGCTGGATTCTAATCTGCCTTATCtatggcaaaaaaaattattgtatttcGACTGTTTTTAGCTACTCTGAAGAGaataaaaaacgttttcatttatgtttttCACCACTTTCCAGTCGCGGTTTGGTTGAGCTCATTCGTCCCTAATGTCCCTTGAGAAAATTTTCAGTTTCGTGACTTTCCTTGGTAttcttaaaaatatatttccaaaCTGATATTGAAATATATGCTAGCGTTTTGCAGGATGAAATGCACTGAAACTAGCACTATCCACAAAAAAGTGAAACTAGATTGGACCATTTTGTCGCGTAATGCCTCAAAAGGTAGCTAAGCTAGCGCTCACTTATCGCACGCCCATAATAAGTCGCAATTTTTTGCAGTTGCATGAGAAAACCAAAAGTATCGTTGTCGTCGAAAACGCATGAATCGATTCGCGTCCGCACTACCGTTATGCGTCTTCGACTGTCCACACTAAAACGTTCAAGAACCATAAAATTGCACGTTTTGGCGTAAGTTGAACTCAATGCGCATGTTACAAACAAACGCGCCTGCCATATTTTCggtcattgttttcatttcgatgcgttttcgactgttTTCGACGGGtagtgactagaatggatacctcAAAATCAGGTTGGAGACCTTATGTTTATTAACAACGCTATACTCTATACCACGTACTACTATATTTAGGCGAATTTACTGGGCACGAGAACTTTAAGAAAAGCTGGGAAATCAGAGTAAGAGACAGTTGTGCACCGGAAAGAGTTGAATACAGGGTTTAGCACCGAAGTACAGTGATTACGGTTATGCACGGTTTTAAAAACAGTTAGCTTTCAATAACGTAATGATCAACGCCATGCAAAGTACGTTAAAATTAATCAGTCTCGGCAGTTAGCCcttgatggtgtagtggatacgGATGTGGATTATACCGTCAAATGACGCGGGTTCGAGTCCTACATATCATCTActgttttcttctgttttctttcttctcttatttaCTACTTAAAGTTAAGACTCCTATCATGTATTTTGAGTGGAGATGACAATCTGACTTTGGGGTGTCCATTACAGTCACAACCGTTTTCGACGGTGGCCGAAGGCCTAAACGTATCGAAATGTTAGTGTGGACGGGGTCTGAGACTAGACTAAAAGTTGAAGAAAGCCCTGGGATTGTAGCATAAAAGGGGAACACTTGATGATCAATGCcttctttttgaaatattttacccTAGAATAATACCAGGGATAATAGTAATAGAACAATTCTGTACCCCGTTTTCGTAGGCGGCCTCCGACTCTTCCTTAAACTTTTGAAACTCCGTTTCATGccggtttttaatttttgctaaCATGGCTGAAATTTTTTCTTCACTGGAATCATATTCCTGAGTCCTCCTTTCTACCAATTCAATGCTCTTGTTTGCTTCGTCCAGGCTACAACGCATCTCGCTCAATTCCTATCATtcgaaataaaaatacaaatagTTAATGAATTATTATAGAGAGTCGgatattttgaagaaaagttcaattttgtctgaaTGTTGGATGCATGAATAGCAGTCTGTATGATATACAGCAACGAAAATATTatctgtacatgtattttaggTGACGCACATCAACGCAGATGGCTTCAGAATCATGAGCTTAAGAAAGACTAAATAGTACGCTGTTGCCCCATATGGAATTTTTGCAAGTGGAATCCGGATTTCTGGGCTTTGAAAATCCGGAACTCAGCTGAAGGAATTTGGAAgacaagttccactgacaaggaatcccTCGGATTACTTTACATCGGGCGATCAGGACCTTGTGAGGATTATAACAAACGCCGCAGTGcatcaataaataaaaaggaCAATGTTTTCTGTCTGTTCCACCATCCTTTTTCGTCATGATGATTTACCTTCTCAGAAAGCTGTTGCTGAAAATGGAACTTTTCCTTAAGCTCATTTGCTAGATTTTGCAATTCATCTTTTGCCGCCATTTCCACCTCTAAAGCTTGCTGAGTTCGTGTCAGAGTAGCCAGAAGACCATCTCTATCTTGTTTGGTCTCAATGTGAGCATTCTCCCGTTGGGCAGCTTCATTTCGTGCATCTTGCAAGAGAGCTTCCTTGTCTGCGATAGCTCGTTGGGCATCTTTCAAAGCTTCTTCCAGCTTTTTCCGGATATTCGCCTCCTTCTCAAGCCTTAAAGTGTTCATATACATGTATAGTAAGAAGAAGTAATTTCCGCGATACCGTCAAATGAGTACAATTACCCCAGAACACATACCGGATCAGACCCAATTTAATTTTAGCAGCTGTCACATTACTAAATTTTCTCTTTCGCCTGGGAATTCCGGAATTTGACTTACCAAGCGAACGGAAAATAGATCCTGATCTCAGGTCAAATTTTGAATTCATAGATCTGATTACTGAGAGCGTCAACACGAAATGCTTTTATTCTAGTAAGGTTTAATTTGTCGTCGAAGGTTCGTACTTGTTTTAAAGCTGTGTATCCTTTTAAATATTAACTTGATTTTTGAAGAAGATCAAATATCTAAACTAAACTGGATAACTATGCTTAAAACTGTACCAAAGTCAAAAAGGCCCAATATCGCTATGAGTAGCAAGTCATGATCTATTGTCTAGAAAATGTGTTGTATCTGAGATGCGAAGTTATTCGTGCCTACCAATTCCGGTCGCTTGGATGATAGCTGCGCTAAGGAAAAGAACGTCTTGCCAACGAATTAATGTTgagattttcatggaaaactGAGCTGTAATTGTTACCGGGGGATATAAATGAGTTAACTGAACTTTTGTACAGTAAAACCTCGAACGGTCAGTTGCTGTTTAATACACGCTTGACTGGAAACCAGCTAAGACAAATTACGATGGCAACAAAGCGAAATAGCCAACACACGACAAACTGACCTCAAAGTGTTTCTACCTCTTCTTGTGccaaataaaaaggaaaaaaaatacaagatcACTAAACGCCGTGCAGACACAGTGTATCtattaaacttttaaaaatggtGCATCGCGACAAAGTGAACGTTTAATAGAGttgaagagaaaaataatgtGACCTCGGACCGTTTATTTTGGTTTATAATGGTGACCGGTTAATTCAGAGCAGTTTACAGAAATTAGGGAGATGATTCCCGCGACCCCTTAACATAGCAATTCACGATCTGGAGGGTGAACGCTTAACAAAGCTTCGctaaaagtttgtttgttgtctACTCACCGGGTCTGTAGCTCGGTTATCAAACCAGTATTCTTGGTGGTAGCCAGCTGAAGCTGGGTTCTATCGCGAGTAATTTCTCCCAATTTGGTCCTAAGTTCTTCAAGCTGACGCTCATACATGGTTTTTAATGCAGTGATCTGATTTTCTTGTATCTTCACAGTTGACGTGTTTGCAAGGCTAACGCTATAAAGGCTACTACTCTCTCCTGC from Porites lutea chromosome 6, jaPorLute2.1, whole genome shotgun sequence includes the following:
- the LOC140941840 gene encoding lamin-A-like, with amino-acid sequence MSSESPPHLEEEPRCACMEKEYIQSLNKRFASYVSRVRQLRSLSGSGAGESSSLYSVSLANTSTVKIQENQITALKTMYERQLEELRTKLGEITRDRTQLQLATTKNTGLITELQTRLEKEANIRKKLEEALKDAQRAIADKEALLQDARNEAAQRENAHIETKQDRDGLLATLTRTQQALEVEMAAKDELQNLANELKEKFHFQQQLSEKELSEMRCSLDEANKSIELVERRTQEYDSSEEKISAMLAKIKNRHETEFQKFKEESEAAYENGIRQIRIQLDDAFLSLETARDDNVYLKAEAEALNAKVINLGAKCASLEAQKAELFKNLKLERQQAASMIKNLEIKLREADKALMDQVRQFGVTFKTRHPVNLEVEAFATLLEAEEKRLNLSVENKRATGSVRCQLCHPNGQMRKGSSTNRHGAMHAHHHQAVTSTAIKQTVTEVNSTSGETLLTAFPIIYKDNYRELSRRE